The sequence below is a genomic window from Haemophilus pittmaniae.
GGATACTGAAAACAAACTTTCTAGATTAGATAAAACCCAAGGGTTTGATAAAAATAATAGAGCTCATGTTATTCTTCTTGTTTTAGAAATTATAAGGTTATCCTTTCCGATCACTTTAACGGAAATTGAATTAACATTGCAAGCGTTTGATATTAGCCTTAATCAATCAGAAGTTAAACGGTTTTTATATTTATTAGAAAATCTAGAGTATATAAAGTTCTATGAATATAGTACATACAAGTTTTATTATCCGTCTAATGAATATAAAGAAACTCCTTTCGTAAAATTTGGGAGAAATAGGAGCAATATACCTTTTGATGAAAGTGGGCATAAAACTATGCTGTTGCAATCTTATTTAAATTCAAATGATGATATATCGCAGAAACGTAAAGCAGCTTTAAAATTTATAAATACTAAAATAGGTGTCTCATGAATATAGTTGATTATCTTTCTGATTTAATTTTAATGGACCGGAGAGAATTATTGAAATTTTCTTCAACATCCCCTTATAGGTATAAGGTTTATGAAATACCTAAAAGAAATTCAAATGGGAAGCGGACCATTGCACAACCATCTAAAGAGTTAAAATATATACAGAGGGCTCTTCTAAAATTTTTTGATGGAGTTATTCCGATACATGACTCTGTTTTTTCTTATAAGAAAGGTATTAGCATTAAAGATAATGCTTGTTGCCATGTAAATTACAAGTATTTACTTAAAATGGATTTTAAGGATTTTTTCCCAGTATCACTCCATCAATTCTTTTTAATGAGTTTGAAAAGTATAAACTGTATTTTAATGATGATGATAAAAAATTGTTATCAGGTTTGTTGTTTTGGAAAAAAATAGGAAAAATAATTTTTTACAGTTAAGTATAGGTGCGCCAACCTCACCATTTATATCTAATTTTATACTTTATTCATTTGATAAGGCTATTTCTGATATTTGTTCAGAGAAAAATGTTGTGTATTCTCGATATGCAGATGATATTACATTTTCGAGCAATGTTAAAAATGTACTTTTTGAATTCCCAAAAATAGTAATTGAATTATTATATCAACTATATAATGGCAATATAAAAATTAATAAAGATAAAACGGTATTTTCATCAAGGGCTCATAATCGTCATGTAACAGGAATTACACTATCTAATGATGGCTTTCTATCTATAGGTAGAGAAAAGAAAAGGAAATTGTCCTCCTGCTTTCATTATTACATAACAAGAAAGCTCTCTAAAATAGAGATAGATAAATTAAAAGGTGAGCTAGCTTTTGCTTTTTATATAGAGCCTGATTTCAAAAATAGATTAATGGGGAAATATGGGGAGAAAACTTTAGAGTTGTTGATGAGAGAATGAGTTCTATAATAGCAGGCGGCTATTCATTAGATGATAATTTCCTCTTTAACTATATAGACAGTTATCAGAATGGCTGTAACTAAGTTGATGGAGCCCTTAGGAGAAAAGCGGTCAAAAATCACAATGAATTTTGACCGCTCTTTTTATTACTTTTACTTACGTATTATTTTTGTTTTTTCAAAAACTCAACGCCTGTGTCTGGGAAGTCGGTGAATACGCCAGTTGCACCAGATTTATTCAATAACGCATCGTACATTTGATTTACGTCAGTGAAGAATTCAGGTAAAGCATCTTTACGCACGGTATATGGGTGTAATTCCACTTTGTATTGTGCGAGTTCTTTCACTAATGGAGTGTACACGATGTTGCCTGGTTTAGATTTTTCTTTATCTACTAACATGTACCAGCCTGGACCAACACCATCAGCATATTTTACCACTTCTGCCATTGCGCCTGGTTTGAACATCCAATCGTAATCGTAGTTCACCCATTTGCCTTTTGCATCTTTTTCTTCAGTTTCATGCCAGTCGGTGTATGCCACTAATTGAACAAGTTTTAAATCCATGCCCATTTTTGGTAGCAATTCGTTTTTAATACGTTTTAACTCATTGAAGTCGAAGGTTTGTAAGTAAACCATGTCTGATTTCTTGTCGTAACCGTATTTTTTCAACACTTTAAGGGTTTCAACTGCAATATCTTTGCCATTTTGGTGGTGGAACCAAGGTGCTTTGATTTCAGGGTAGATACCCACTTTTTTACCGGTAGATTTTTCTAAACCTTGGATAAATTCCAATTCATCTTCAAAAGTATGGATTTTGAAGTGTGATTTCCAAAGTGGGAAACGACCCGGATATACTGCAACTTGTTTACCATCTTTAGTTTCAAAGTTTTCAGTCATATTTAAACTTTGAATTTCTTTCAAGGTGAAATCGATTACGTAGTAACGACCATCTTTACGATGACGATTTGGAAATTTTTTCGCGACGTCAGTTAAACCATCTAAGAAGTGGTCATGGATAACCACTAAACGACCATCTTTTGTCATCGCTAAGTCTTGTTCTAAGTAGTCTGCATGTTGTGCAAATGCAAGCGCTTTAGACTCAAGGGTGTGCTCTGGTAAATAACCACTTGCACCACGGTGAGCAATAATAATTTTGTCTGATTTCATAGAGTTTGTGGAAGAATGTACGCTACAACCAGCAAGTACACCTGCTGCTAATAAAGAAAGCGCTAAAGTTTTAAGTTTCATTGAGTGTTCTCCTTGATTTACTTATTACATCTTGGTTTCATGTCGTAAAAATAGATTTCATTAATTTCACGATCATATCCTGGATAAAATCCCTTTGGCATCCCTAACACTATTTGTTTGCCTCGGTTTGCATGGACAAGTAGTTGTTTGGTTTTCGGATTCACATTCAAGCCTTCGACTTCGCCGACATCTCGAATATCGTCTAATGTTTTTTCTAAAACAACTCTGGCTTCATTGGTTTTATCTGAGATTTCTACGCGATAAATATGATCGGGTTCTTTTTCATCGGCAGTACCATCGTCAGCAGTCACATAGAGATCGCCATTGTAGGCATAAACCCCTTGAATCCATTGTGGAACAGGTTGTAAATGCACCTTACGTTTATATTTACCGGTTGAAAGATCATATTCATATAAATAACGGCCGCTTTCCTCTCCCACCCAAGATGCCATCCAAACTGAATTGTGAACGGTATCTACGGTGATGCCGGAAACTTCGACTTGACCTGATTCGGGATTAAAATCAACTGATCTTTTTAACGCGAGCGTTTCAGGATCATGAATCGCAATTTGAATATTTTTACCTACGCCGGCATCAAACCATTCTGAGGAAACATAAAGTTCATTGTTGTAGATATCGATGTCACCAATATGGTTGGCTTCTTTTTGATATCCCACAAAAGGCTCTTTATTTTCTTTAATAAGTTTCCCATCCATATCGTATTTGGCTAACGTTTTACTGCCCGATACATATAGGTATTTACCATCGGTTGTAATCCCTTGGCGTCCATTTACTTCAAGCACCTTCGCCAACTTATAGGTATAAGCCGGTAATGCCGAACGATAAGGTTCATTACAGGTTTGATCTGCTAACGCTGCATTTGCCATAACTGCCGCGCCAAACATAATGGTTAATTTATTCAATTTCATCACATTATCTCCTTTAAAGTGCGGTTAAAAATTCAGTTGTTCTTTGCAATAAAAAAGGCGGCAAGCCTATAAGCCTGTCGCCTTTAACTCATTGATTATTTAGTACCGTAGGTATCACCTAATTTAGCTTTGTGTTTACCTTCTTCAATCATTACGTTGAAGAGTAATAACACTGCTAAGATACCACCGCCGATCATGACGTAGAAACCGCCATCCCAGCCGTAATGTTGTGCAGCCCAACCAATAACGGCAGAAGCTGAAACAGTACCACCTAAGTAACCGAATAAACCAGTGAAACCTGCTGCTGTACCAGCTGCTTTTTTCGGTGCAAGTTCAAGAGCATGCAAGCCGATTAACATTACTGGACCGTAGATTAAGAAGCCGATTAAGGTCATTAAGATGAAGTCAGTTAATTGATATGGGTTTTCATACCAAGCTGCATAGTTTGCAAGTTCTGCTTCTGGTGTAGCTGGGTTCATCCAGTATGCTGCTACTGCTGCAGTAGTTAAGATCATGAAGATGAAACCAGTTAAACCACGTTTACCTTTGAATACATGGTCAGACACCCAACCGCAAAGTAAGGTACCTGGAACCGCTGCTAATTCATAAATAGTATATGCCCATGCGGTACCTTTGATGTTGAAGTGTTTTACTTCACTTAAGTAAACCGGAGACCATTTTAATACGCCGTAGCGGATTAAGTATACGAATACGTTAGCAATCGCGATGTACCATAACAATTTGTTTTTCAATACATAAGTTACGAAGATTTCTTTTGTGCTTAAATCGTTTTCGTAAGTTTTTTCGTTATAGTCATCTGGGTAGTCATTACGCCATTTTTCGATTGATGGTAAACCACAAGATTGTGGAGTATCACGCATCACGAAGTAAACTGGAATTGCACAGATCATTGCCGCAATACCCGGATAGTAGAGGGATTGTTGCCAAATGTCTTTTGCTTGTGCTTCGATACCATGAGTGCTGAAGAAGACCGCACTTGCTAATAGCACCATTGCACCCGGCATCATACCACCGATGTTGTGTGCGGTATTCCAGATAGATACGATAGTACCGCGTTCTGATTTAGACCACCAGTGTACCATTGTACGACCACATGGAGGCCAACCCATACCTTGGAACCAACCATTTAAGAAGATCATTACCCACATGATGGCAATGCCTGAAGTTGCCCATGGGAATAAACCCATTAGGGTCATACAAAGACCCGAAAGCAATAAACCAAATGGTAAGAATACGCGAGGGTTCGAACGGTCAGACATACCGGCCATTACGAACTTAGATAAGCCA
It includes:
- a CDS encoding reverse transcriptase domain-containing protein; the protein is MEKNRKNNFLQLSIGAPTSPFISNFILYSFDKAISDICSEKNVVYSRYADDITFSSNVKNVLFEFPKIVIELLYQLYNGNIKINKDKTVFSSRAHNRHVTGITLSNDGFLSIGREKKRKLSSCFHYYITRKLSKIEIDKLKGELAFAFYIEPDFKNRLMGKYGEKTLELLMRE
- the glpQ gene encoding glycerophosphodiester phosphodiesterase — encoded protein: MKLKTLALSLLAAGVLAGCSVHSSTNSMKSDKIIIAHRGASGYLPEHTLESKALAFAQHADYLEQDLAMTKDGRLVVIHDHFLDGLTDVAKKFPNRHRKDGRYYVIDFTLKEIQSLNMTENFETKDGKQVAVYPGRFPLWKSHFKIHTFEDELEFIQGLEKSTGKKVGIYPEIKAPWFHHQNGKDIAVETLKVLKKYGYDKKSDMVYLQTFDFNELKRIKNELLPKMGMDLKLVQLVAYTDWHETEEKDAKGKWVNYDYDWMFKPGAMAEVVKYADGVGPGWYMLVDKEKSKPGNIVYTPLVKELAQYKVELHPYTVRKDALPEFFTDVNQMYDALLNKSGATGVFTDFPDTGVEFLKKQK
- the glpT gene encoding glycerol-3-phosphate transporter; its protein translation is MFGPFKPAPHIAELPAEKIDSTYRRLRWQVFAGIFFGYAAYYFVRANFDLAQPGLIQAGLYTKAELGVIGSAAGLAYGLSKFVMAGMSDRSNPRVFLPFGLLLSGLCMTLMGLFPWATSGIAIMWVMIFLNGWFQGMGWPPCGRTMVHWWSKSERGTIVSIWNTAHNIGGMMPGAMVLLASAVFFSTHGIEAQAKDIWQQSLYYPGIAAMICAIPVYFVMRDTPQSCGLPSIEKWRNDYPDDYNEKTYENDLSTKEIFVTYVLKNKLLWYIAIANVFVYLIRYGVLKWSPVYLSEVKHFNIKGTAWAYTIYELAAVPGTLLCGWVSDHVFKGKRGLTGFIFMILTTAAVAAYWMNPATPEAELANYAAWYENPYQLTDFILMTLIGFLIYGPVMLIGLHALELAPKKAAGTAAGFTGLFGYLGGTVSASAVIGWAAQHYGWDGGFYVMIGGGILAVLLLFNVMIEEGKHKAKLGDTYGTK